In Synechococcus sp. RS9909, one genomic interval encodes:
- the urtE gene encoding urea ABC transporter ATP-binding subunit UrtE: MTLLEIQGLNTYYGESHILRDVDLSVRAGEMVCLIGRNGVGKTTLLKSLIGLLKPRSGDLLLEDRSLQRLSPHQRARAGIGYVPQGREIIPQLTVEENLMLGMEALPGGLARNRRIDPLVYELFPILREFLPRKGGDLSGGQQQQLAIARALLGRPKLLLLDEPTEGIQPNIVQDIEAAVRRIIAETGIGVLLVEQHLHFVRQADRYYAMQRGGIVASGPTAELSQAVVDRFLCV, translated from the coding sequence ATGACACTGCTGGAGATTCAGGGCCTGAACACCTATTACGGCGAGAGCCATATCCTCCGGGATGTAGACCTGTCGGTGCGGGCCGGAGAGATGGTGTGCCTGATTGGACGCAACGGCGTTGGCAAGACCACCTTGCTGAAGTCGTTGATCGGGTTGCTGAAACCCCGCAGCGGTGATCTGTTGTTGGAAGATCGCTCCCTGCAGCGCCTGTCGCCCCACCAACGGGCTCGGGCCGGGATTGGTTACGTGCCCCAGGGGCGGGAGATTATTCCCCAGCTCACGGTGGAGGAGAACCTGATGCTCGGCATGGAAGCCCTGCCGGGTGGCCTGGCGCGCAACCGCCGGATCGATCCCCTGGTGTATGAGCTGTTCCCGATTCTGCGGGAGTTTCTGCCGCGCAAGGGTGGGGATCTCTCCGGGGGACAGCAGCAGCAGCTGGCCATCGCCCGTGCCCTGCTCGGTCGCCCCAAATTGCTGTTGCTCGATGAACCCACCGAGGGGATTCAGCCCAACATCGTGCAAGACATCGAGGCCGCCGTGCGGCGCATCATCGCCGAAACAGGCATCGGCGTGCTCCTGGTGGAGCAGCATCTGCATTTCGTGCGCCAGGCCGACCGCTACTACGCCATGCAACGGGGTGGCATCGTCGCCAGTGGCCCCACCGCTGAACTCAGCCAGGCGGTGGTGGATCGCTTCCTCTGCGTGTGA
- the urtD gene encoding urea ABC transporter ATP-binding protein UrtD has product MTASTHLIELRAISVSFDGFLALNDLNLCLKPGELRAVIGPNGAGKTTFLDVMTGKVQPTRGEVLFKGRSLRGLPEHRIARLGIGRKFQSPRVFEQLTVHENLALAVSRPKRPWPLLMSGLSTTQDETINQLMAIVNLQSRAQQAAGSLSHGQKQWLEIAMLVGQDPDLLLVDEPVAGLTDEETELTADLLRSLAGDHTVLVIEHDMEFIRRLDSPVTVLHQGHVLCEGSMDVIQSDPKVIEVYLGSADEEHA; this is encoded by the coding sequence GTGACGGCCTCGACCCACCTAATCGAGTTGCGGGCGATCAGCGTCAGTTTTGATGGTTTTCTCGCTCTCAATGATCTCAACCTCTGCCTCAAGCCCGGTGAGCTGCGCGCCGTGATCGGCCCGAATGGGGCCGGGAAAACCACCTTCCTGGATGTGATGACGGGCAAGGTGCAGCCAACCCGTGGCGAGGTGCTGTTCAAGGGGCGCAGCCTGCGGGGACTGCCCGAACACCGCATTGCCCGTTTGGGCATCGGTCGCAAATTTCAGAGCCCCCGGGTGTTTGAACAGCTCACGGTGCATGAGAATCTCGCTTTGGCGGTGAGCCGTCCGAAGCGTCCCTGGCCTTTGCTGATGTCTGGGTTGTCGACGACGCAGGACGAGACAATCAACCAGTTGATGGCGATCGTGAATCTGCAGAGCCGGGCCCAGCAGGCTGCTGGCTCCTTGTCGCATGGTCAGAAGCAGTGGCTGGAGATCGCCATGCTCGTGGGACAGGATCCCGATCTGCTGTTGGTCGATGAGCCGGTGGCGGGTCTCACCGATGAGGAGACGGAACTTACCGCCGATCTGCTCAGGTCACTGGCGGGTGATCACACCGTTCTGGTGATTGAACACGACATGGAATTCATCCGTCGGCTTGATAGCCCGGTCACGGTGCTGCATCAGGGCCATGTGCTCTGTGAAGGCTCGATGGATGTGATTCAGAGCGATCCCAAGGTGATCGAGGTGTATCTGGGTAGCGCTGATGAGGAGCACGCATGA
- the urtC gene encoding urea ABC transporter permease subunit UrtC, producing MMTRRRFPWSWLLWAVVIVAVLLAPSVLPVFRLNLLGRYLALAIVALGIDLIWGFTGLLSLGQGIFFALGGYAAAMFLQLGSASDAAHGLPEFFSLYGVDQLPLFWEPFRSPLFTLIAIALIPALVAAGLGYLVFRNRIKGVYFSILTQAALLVFFNFFNGQQKLINGTNGLKTDVTMLFGQMVGSEGMQRGFFWLTAALVIVSWLFVRWLVRGRFGDVLIAIRDDESRLRFTGYNPTQFKTIVFALAGALAGVSGALYTVQSGIVSPQYMTVPFSIEMVIWVAVGGRGTLLGAVLGAVLINYAKSLVSEAIPESWMFIQGGLFILVVTVLPQGLLGWWRSDGPRNLLLRLGVPRRLATYPRLELDGDEEVQP from the coding sequence ATGATGACCCGTCGTCGTTTTCCCTGGTCATGGCTCCTTTGGGCCGTCGTGATCGTGGCGGTGCTGCTGGCGCCATCGGTGTTGCCCGTGTTTCGGCTCAACCTCCTCGGCCGCTATCTGGCCCTGGCGATCGTGGCCCTCGGGATTGACCTGATCTGGGGTTTCACTGGTCTGCTCAGTCTGGGCCAGGGGATCTTCTTCGCCCTCGGCGGATATGCCGCGGCCATGTTTCTGCAGCTCGGCAGTGCATCGGACGCGGCCCATGGGTTGCCGGAGTTTTTCAGTCTCTATGGCGTTGATCAGCTGCCCCTGTTCTGGGAGCCTTTTCGATCGCCCTTGTTCACGCTCATCGCCATCGCCCTGATTCCTGCGCTGGTGGCGGCGGGCCTCGGCTATCTCGTGTTCCGCAACCGGATCAAGGGGGTGTATTTCTCGATCCTCACCCAGGCGGCCCTGCTGGTGTTCTTCAATTTCTTCAATGGCCAGCAGAAGCTGATCAATGGCACCAACGGTCTCAAGACCGATGTCACCATGCTGTTCGGTCAGATGGTGGGCTCCGAGGGGATGCAGCGGGGCTTTTTCTGGCTCACGGCTGCTCTGGTGATCGTGAGCTGGTTGTTTGTGCGCTGGTTGGTGCGTGGTCGCTTCGGTGATGTGCTGATTGCGATTCGCGACGACGAATCGCGTCTGAGGTTCACGGGCTACAACCCGACCCAGTTCAAAACGATCGTGTTTGCCTTGGCCGGCGCGCTCGCCGGTGTGTCGGGTGCTCTCTACACGGTGCAATCGGGCATTGTGTCGCCCCAATACATGACGGTGCCCTTTTCGATCGAGATGGTGATCTGGGTCGCCGTGGGTGGACGGGGCACCCTGCTCGGGGCCGTGTTGGGGGCTGTGTTGATCAACTACGCCAAGAGCCTGGTGAGTGAAGCGATTCCTGAATCCTGGATGTTCATTCAGGGTGGTCTGTTCATCCTGGTGGTGACCGTGTTACCGCAGGGGCTGCTGGGGTGGTGGCGCAGCGATGGTCCGCGCAATCTCCTGCTCCGGCTCGGTGTGCCGAGACGATTGGCCACCTATCCGCGCTTGGAGCTGGATGGTGATGAGGAGGTGCAGCCGTGA
- the urtB gene encoding urea ABC transporter permease subunit UrtB translates to MELLLESLFNGLAIGSVLLIAALGLAIVFGLMGVINLAHGELIMLGAYTTYVVQLIFKQPALLPVYDMYLIVALPIAFVVSGVVGILLERTIIRRLYGNPLETLLATWGVSLILQQFVRSVPLAYGAGLVLALLIGFLLPALLPERLQLQMSSRWLRLGSWALGALVGVVSAGGLAAAIRKLGRPDARNVDVTAPAWMRGGIEWMDVTFPVPRLVIIVITVLALVAIAWFLNRSVWGLRMRAVTQNRSMSDCLGISTDTVDVLTFGIGSGLAGIAGVAVSMLGSVGPNVGSSYIVACFMVVVLGGVGNLLGTVIASLAIGVLTDLIGAGRLLTLWPGMPTPLESTVQFFATTSMARVLVFALIVVFLQFRPAGLFPQKGRMVEA, encoded by the coding sequence GTGGAGCTTCTTCTTGAAAGCCTCTTCAATGGTCTGGCGATTGGTTCTGTGCTGTTGATTGCAGCCCTGGGCCTGGCCATTGTGTTCGGTCTGATGGGTGTGATCAATCTCGCCCATGGTGAGCTGATCATGCTCGGCGCTTACACCACCTATGTGGTGCAGCTGATTTTCAAGCAGCCAGCGCTGCTACCCGTCTACGACATGTATTTGATTGTTGCTCTGCCGATCGCCTTTGTGGTGAGCGGCGTTGTGGGCATTTTGCTGGAGCGCACAATCATCCGCCGTCTTTACGGCAACCCTTTGGAGACCTTGCTCGCCACTTGGGGGGTGAGCCTGATTCTGCAGCAGTTTGTTCGCAGTGTGCCCCTCGCCTACGGCGCCGGACTGGTGCTGGCCCTGCTGATCGGTTTTCTGCTGCCGGCACTGCTGCCGGAGCGGCTGCAGCTGCAAATGTCCTCGCGTTGGCTTCGTCTGGGCAGTTGGGCCCTTGGCGCCCTGGTTGGTGTGGTGTCGGCCGGTGGATTGGCCGCAGCCATCCGCAAACTCGGTCGCCCGGATGCGCGCAACGTGGATGTCACGGCACCGGCCTGGATGCGTGGCGGGATCGAGTGGATGGATGTCACCTTTCCGGTGCCCCGTCTGGTGATCATCGTGATCACCGTTCTGGCCCTGGTGGCGATCGCCTGGTTTCTCAATCGCAGCGTCTGGGGTCTGCGCATGCGGGCCGTCACGCAGAACCGCTCCATGAGTGATTGCCTGGGAATTTCCACCGACACCGTCGATGTGCTCACCTTCGGCATCGGTTCCGGTCTGGCAGGCATTGCCGGTGTGGCGGTGTCGATGCTGGGTTCGGTCGGACCGAACGTGGGCTCGTCTTACATCGTGGCCTGCTTCATGGTGGTGGTGCTCGGTGGTGTCGGCAACCTGCTCGGCACCGTGATCGCTTCCCTGGCCATCGGTGTGCTCACCGATCTGATCGGCGCTGGCCGTCTGCTCACGCTCTGGCCCGGCATGCCGACGCCACTGGAATCCACGGTGCAGTTCTTTGCCACCACGAGCATGGCGCGGGTGCTGGTGTTTGCCCTGATTGTGGTGTTCCTGCAGTTCCGACCCGCCGGCCTTTTCCCTCAGAAGGGCCGGATGGTGGAGGCCTGA
- the urtA gene encoding urea ABC transporter substrate-binding protein, with amino-acid sequence MTQPLSKRFLIGLAAVSLGVSVTACGGGEKTADSGQFDDSVKVGILHSLSGTMAISETTLVDTEKMAIEEINAAGGIEVDGKKFKIDYIVEDGASDWPTFAEKSKKLIDSDKVAVVFGGWTSASRKAMLPVYESKDAFLYYPIQYEGQECSKNIFYTGATPNQQSEPATEFMYLKSPAAGKPFFLVGSDYVFPRTSNTITKAQLAVLGGKVVGEDYLPLGNTEVAPIIAKIKEALPDGGVIINTLNGDQNVAFFKQIQDAGITPENGYYVMSYSIAEEEIKTIGPEFLKGHYGAWNYMMSIDTPASKTFAANYKKFTDDPDAVVADPQESAYNMVYLWKKAVEKAGSFDDDKVREALIGVKFDAPQGPIEVRPNHHISQIARIGKITPAGQFEIVAQSDNPIDPQAWNQFDPSSKGFACDWSDPSKGEKYKL; translated from the coding sequence ATGACTCAACCATTGTCAAAGCGGTTCCTGATCGGGCTCGCAGCTGTTTCCCTCGGTGTGTCGGTCACGGCCTGTGGTGGTGGTGAAAAAACGGCGGATAGTGGCCAGTTTGACGATTCCGTCAAGGTGGGCATTCTTCACTCTCTGAGTGGCACCATGGCCATCTCAGAAACCACCTTGGTGGACACTGAGAAGATGGCGATTGAGGAAATCAACGCCGCAGGTGGCATTGAAGTTGATGGCAAGAAATTCAAAATCGACTACATTGTCGAAGATGGGGCTTCGGATTGGCCCACCTTTGCCGAAAAATCCAAGAAGCTGATTGATTCCGATAAGGTTGCGGTTGTCTTCGGCGGCTGGACCTCCGCCAGCCGCAAGGCGATGCTGCCGGTGTATGAGTCAAAGGATGCCTTCCTCTATTACCCGATTCAATACGAGGGTCAGGAGTGTTCCAAGAACATCTTCTACACCGGTGCGACTCCGAATCAGCAATCGGAGCCAGCCACCGAGTTCATGTATCTGAAGTCGCCGGCTGCCGGCAAGCCCTTCTTCCTTGTGGGCTCGGATTACGTGTTCCCCCGCACCTCGAACACGATCACCAAAGCGCAGCTGGCCGTGCTTGGCGGCAAGGTGGTGGGTGAAGATTATCTGCCTCTCGGCAATACCGAGGTGGCGCCGATCATCGCCAAAATCAAAGAGGCGCTCCCCGATGGTGGTGTGATCATTAACACCTTGAATGGCGACCAGAACGTGGCCTTCTTCAAGCAGATTCAGGATGCTGGCATCACGCCTGAGAATGGCTATTACGTGATGAGCTACTCCATTGCCGAGGAGGAAATCAAAACGATTGGACCCGAGTTCCTCAAGGGCCACTATGGCGCCTGGAACTACATGATGTCGATCGATACGCCGGCATCCAAGACCTTCGCCGCCAACTACAAGAAGTTCACGGATGATCCCGATGCCGTGGTGGCTGATCCCCAGGAGTCGGCCTACAACATGGTCTATCTCTGGAAGAAGGCGGTAGAAAAAGCGGGCAGCTTCGATGACGACAAGGTACGGGAAGCTCTGATCGGCGTCAAGTTTGATGCTCCTCAAGGGCCGATCGAAGTGCGTCCCAATCACCACATCTCGCAGATTGCCCGGATCGGCAAGATCACTCCGGCAGGTCAGTTTGAGATTGTGGCCCAGTCGGATAACCCGATCGACCCCCAGGCCTGGAACCAGTTCGATCCTTCCTCCAAAGGCTTCGCCTGCGACTGGAGCGACCCCAGCAAGGGCGAGAAATACAAGCTCTGA
- the ureG gene encoding urease accessory protein UreG, producing MAGSKLRLGVAGPVGSGKTALVEALCRRLRDRLQLAVVTNDIYTQEDAQFLTRVGALEPERIRGVETGGCPHTAIREDCSINRAAVAELEAAFPDLDLVMVESGGDNLAASFSPELVDFCLYVIDVAAGDKIPRKGGPGITRSDLLVINKIDLAPLVGADLQVMERDTLRMRGERPWCFTNLNSGEGLDQVEAFVWQQLPN from the coding sequence ATGGCCGGCAGCAAATTGAGGTTGGGTGTTGCCGGGCCGGTGGGCTCAGGAAAAACGGCCCTGGTGGAAGCGCTCTGCCGCCGCCTGCGTGATCGCCTCCAGCTGGCGGTGGTCACCAACGACATTTACACCCAGGAGGACGCCCAGTTCCTCACCCGGGTCGGTGCCCTGGAGCCGGAGCGGATCCGGGGGGTGGAAACCGGTGGTTGCCCCCACACCGCGATCCGGGAGGACTGTTCGATCAACCGGGCGGCTGTGGCGGAGCTGGAGGCGGCGTTCCCCGATCTGGATCTCGTGATGGTGGAAAGCGGTGGCGACAATCTGGCGGCCAGTTTCAGCCCGGAGCTGGTGGATTTCTGCCTCTATGTGATCGATGTGGCGGCCGGCGACAAGATTCCCCGCAAGGGGGGGCCGGGAATCACCCGTTCCGATCTGCTGGTGATCAACAAGATCGATCTGGCGCCGCTGGTCGGGGCGGATTTGCAGGTGATGGAACGGGACACTTTGCGGATGCGAGGTGAGCGTCCTTGGTGCTTCACCAACCTCAACAGCGGCGAAGGCCTGGATCAGGTGGAGGCGTTTGTGTGGCAACAGCTACCGAATTGA
- a CDS encoding urease accessory protein UreF, whose product MSRSLALLQLVSPALPVGAFSYSEGLEQQQQQGALPDQQALEAWLRAELEHGAVRIDTAALAPLRLALQQWRDWAPRGDGDGEARQRLLDLDRWLLAQREAPAMRAQQRQMGRSLQQLLADLGHPLPSPYGDTVEPALAYPAAFAWAGLVWELSPLELAEGYLYSWVANQLSAAVRLVPLGPSRAQLLQRRLLPLIAAQAASLQDQDPRQLWSSGVGASMAQLLHAELYSRLFRS is encoded by the coding sequence ATGAGCCGATCGCTCGCCCTGCTGCAGTTGGTCAGTCCGGCGTTGCCGGTGGGCGCCTTCAGTTATTCCGAGGGGCTGGAACAGCAACAGCAACAGGGGGCCTTGCCGGATCAGCAGGCGTTGGAAGCCTGGTTGCGGGCCGAACTCGAGCATGGTGCCGTGCGGATCGACACCGCTGCCCTGGCGCCGTTGCGCCTGGCCTTGCAGCAATGGCGCGATTGGGCGCCCCGTGGCGATGGGGATGGTGAAGCCCGCCAGCGCCTGCTCGACCTCGATCGCTGGTTGCTGGCCCAGCGGGAGGCGCCGGCGATGCGGGCCCAGCAGCGGCAGATGGGTCGCTCCCTGCAGCAGTTGCTGGCCGACCTCGGACATCCGTTGCCCTCGCCTTATGGCGACACGGTGGAGCCCGCGCTTGCCTATCCGGCAGCCTTCGCCTGGGCGGGGCTGGTCTGGGAGTTGAGCCCGCTGGAGTTGGCCGAGGGCTATCTCTACAGCTGGGTGGCCAATCAGCTCAGCGCCGCCGTTCGGTTGGTGCCCCTGGGCCCCAGCCGGGCCCAGCTGCTGCAGCGCCGGCTGCTGCCCCTGATCGCCGCCCAGGCCGCGTCATTGCAGGATCAGGACCCGCGTCAGCTCTGGAGCTCCGGGGTGGGTGCCTCCATGGCCCAGCTCTTGCATGCTGAGCTGTATTCACGACTGTTCCGAAGCTGA
- the ureE gene encoding urease accessory protein UreE, giving the protein MDGAGELVVLCSRQPVEGGAAGSALLLPLSAEERTRLRGRRRTACGRAVLLQLPRTEPLQPGEVLSDACRSLEVKVVAAPEPLLVVRAPSPLALLQAAYHLGNRHVALELQDGELRLLEDSVLAEMLRRRGLQVETGCLPFHPEGGAYAAAHGHSHAHPRS; this is encoded by the coding sequence ATGGATGGGGCAGGGGAGTTGGTGGTGCTCTGTTCTCGTCAGCCCGTTGAGGGCGGCGCTGCAGGCTCCGCTTTGTTGCTGCCCCTCAGTGCCGAGGAGCGCACTCGCCTGCGCGGACGGCGTCGCACCGCCTGTGGCCGTGCGGTGTTGCTTCAGCTGCCCCGCACCGAGCCGCTGCAGCCGGGGGAGGTGCTCAGCGATGCCTGCCGCAGCCTGGAGGTGAAGGTGGTGGCGGCACCGGAACCCCTGCTGGTGGTGCGGGCGCCCTCGCCGTTGGCCCTGCTTCAGGCGGCTTATCACCTGGGCAACCGCCACGTCGCCCTGGAACTGCAGGACGGGGAGCTGCGTTTGTTGGAGGATTCGGTGCTGGCGGAGATGTTGCGGCGTCGCGGTCTGCAGGTGGAAACCGGTTGCCTGCCCTTTCATCCTGAGGGGGGCGCCTATGCGGCGGCCCATGGCCATTCCCATGCTCACCCCCGGTCATGA
- a CDS encoding urease accessory protein UreD, whose amino-acid sequence MQALKQPLSQQALSQQPTEPWHGRCDLHLLQRRGVTIHQGGCSAPLKLMRAERGADGRCQLPLLHTAGGLVGGDALTIHLEADRGSRGLITSVAAQKVYGSVGRSRLHPAGAWARQSCRFKLAPGSDLEWLPQELVLFDGGLYEQTMQVELAPGASYLGGELVRLGRTAAGETLGAGCWRSNLEIRRSDDSDSRWELVDRLELGGDALKTAHGMHQQPVFGSLVWAAPEPSDADMLGALLTQGREARNGLTGTMACDALDQGLIARYIGPSSRDARLWFSRVWWLIRRARRLSAPQWPRVWPLQEDPLLGWNR is encoded by the coding sequence ATGCAAGCCTTGAAGCAGCCTCTCTCCCAACAAGCTCTCTCCCAACAGCCGACCGAACCGTGGCATGGCCGTTGCGATCTCCATCTGCTGCAGCGCCGGGGCGTCACCATCCATCAGGGCGGCTGCAGCGCACCACTCAAACTGATGCGCGCCGAACGGGGCGCCGATGGTCGCTGCCAACTGCCTCTGCTGCACACCGCCGGAGGCCTGGTGGGTGGCGATGCCCTGACCATCCACCTGGAGGCCGACAGGGGCAGCCGCGGCCTGATCACGAGCGTGGCCGCCCAGAAGGTGTATGGAAGCGTCGGGCGCAGTCGGCTGCATCCCGCCGGCGCCTGGGCCCGGCAGAGCTGCCGCTTCAAGCTGGCGCCCGGCAGCGATCTGGAATGGCTGCCCCAGGAGCTGGTGCTGTTTGACGGCGGGCTCTATGAACAAACCATGCAGGTGGAGCTCGCCCCAGGCGCCTCCTATCTGGGCGGAGAACTGGTGCGCCTGGGCCGCACCGCCGCCGGAGAAACGCTGGGGGCGGGGTGCTGGCGCTCGAACCTGGAGATTCGTCGATCGGATGACAGCGATAGCCGCTGGGAACTGGTGGACCGGCTGGAACTGGGCGGCGATGCCCTCAAGACAGCCCATGGCATGCACCAGCAACCGGTGTTCGGATCACTGGTCTGGGCTGCACCGGAACCATCAGACGCGGACATGCTCGGCGCCTTGCTGACGCAGGGCCGAGAGGCCCGCAACGGCCTGACGGGAACGATGGCCTGCGATGCGCTCGATCAGGGCCTGATCGCCCGATACATCGGCCCATCCAGCCGGGATGCCCGGCTCTGGTTCAGTCGGGTGTGGTGGCTGATCCGCCGGGCGCGGAGGCTGTCGGCGCCGCAATGGCCCCGGGTGTGGCCACTGCAGGAAGACCCGCTGCTGGGCTGGAACCGCTGA
- a CDS encoding urease subunit gamma, with protein sequence MHLSPQEKDKLLIVTAALLAERRLQRGLKLNHPEAVAWLSFLVLEGARDGKSVAELMREGSTWLGRDQVMAGVPDLVHEVQIEAVFPDGTKLVTLHDPIR encoded by the coding sequence ATGCATCTCTCCCCCCAGGAGAAAGACAAACTCCTGATCGTGACCGCAGCGCTGCTGGCGGAACGCCGGCTCCAACGCGGCCTCAAGCTCAACCATCCCGAGGCCGTGGCCTGGCTCAGCTTCCTGGTGCTGGAAGGGGCCCGCGACGGCAAAAGCGTGGCCGAACTGATGCGGGAAGGCAGCACCTGGCTGGGCCGCGATCAGGTGATGGCGGGCGTGCCGGACCTGGTGCACGAGGTGCAGATCGAAGCGGTGTTTCCCGATGGCACCAAGCTCGTGACCCTGCACGACCCGATTCGCTGA
- a CDS encoding urease subunit beta, which yields MAPFIPGDLIPGELLPEPGEIELNAGRPVTTISVANSGDRPVQVGSHFHFAEANAALQFDRAAARGQRLDIPAGTAIRFEPGDSRDVNLIPFAGARRVIGFNSQINGPLDA from the coding sequence ATGGCCCCCTTCATCCCCGGCGACCTCATTCCCGGCGAACTGCTTCCCGAACCGGGGGAGATCGAACTCAACGCCGGTCGCCCCGTCACCACGATTTCGGTGGCCAACAGCGGCGACAGGCCGGTGCAGGTGGGCTCCCACTTCCACTTCGCCGAAGCCAATGCCGCCCTGCAGTTCGACCGGGCCGCAGCCCGCGGTCAACGGCTCGACATCCCCGCCGGCACCGCCATCCGCTTCGAACCCGGCGACAGCCGCGACGTGAACCTGATTCCCTTCGCCGGTGCGCGACGCGTCATCGGCTTCAACAGCCAGATCAACGGACCCCTCGACGCCTGA
- the ureC gene encoding urease subunit alpha encodes MPYRISRQAYAETYGPTTGDRVRLADTDLILEVEKDYTVYGDEVKFGGGKVIRDGMGQSQTPRAEGAVDTVITNALILDWWGIVKADVGLKDGRIVGIGKAGNPDTQEGVTIVVGPGTEAIAGEGHILTAGGIDTHIHFICPQQIETALASGVTTLMGGGTGPATGTNATTCTPGAFHIGRMLQAAEGLPVNLGFFGKGNASTPEALEEQVRAGACGLKLHEDWGTTPATIDACLSVADRMDVQVCIHTDTLNEAGFVEDTIAAIKGRTIHTFHTEGAGGGHAPDIIKICGEANVLPSSTNPTRPYTRNTLEEHLDMLMVCHHLDPKIPEDVAFAESRIRRETIAAEDILHDLGAFSIIASDSQAMGRVGEVITRTFQTAHKMKVQRGALPEDSARNDNHRLKRYIAKVTINPALAHGISSEVGSIETGKLADLVLWKPGFFGIRPELVVKGGSIVWAQMGDANASIPTPGPVHGRPMFGAFGKALAPSCLTFVSEAAMDADIQRQLGLERTCMAVKDTRSVGKSALKLNSALPKVSVDPQTYEVFADGQLLTCEPAEVLPLAQRYLLL; translated from the coding sequence ATGCCCTACCGCATCTCCCGCCAGGCCTACGCCGAGACCTACGGACCCACCACCGGCGACAGGGTTCGCCTGGCCGACACCGATCTGATTCTGGAAGTCGAAAAGGATTACACCGTCTACGGCGATGAGGTGAAGTTCGGCGGCGGCAAGGTGATCCGCGACGGCATGGGCCAATCCCAGACCCCTCGAGCCGAGGGCGCCGTCGACACGGTGATTACCAATGCCCTGATCCTCGACTGGTGGGGCATCGTCAAAGCCGATGTCGGCCTCAAGGACGGCCGCATCGTTGGCATCGGCAAAGCCGGCAACCCCGACACCCAGGAAGGGGTGACGATCGTGGTGGGCCCAGGGACCGAAGCCATCGCTGGGGAGGGCCACATCCTCACGGCCGGTGGCATCGACACCCACATCCACTTCATCTGCCCCCAGCAGATCGAAACGGCCCTGGCCAGCGGCGTTACCACCCTGATGGGCGGCGGCACCGGACCGGCAACAGGCACCAATGCCACCACCTGCACCCCCGGCGCCTTCCACATCGGACGGATGCTCCAGGCCGCCGAAGGTTTGCCGGTGAACCTGGGCTTCTTCGGCAAAGGCAACGCCAGCACCCCGGAAGCGCTGGAAGAACAGGTGCGCGCCGGTGCCTGCGGCCTGAAGCTGCACGAAGACTGGGGCACCACGCCCGCCACCATCGATGCCTGCCTGTCGGTGGCCGATCGGATGGATGTGCAGGTGTGCATCCACACCGACACCTTGAACGAAGCCGGCTTCGTGGAAGACACGATCGCCGCCATCAAGGGACGCACCATCCACACCTTCCACACCGAAGGCGCCGGCGGTGGACACGCGCCAGACATCATCAAGATCTGCGGTGAGGCCAACGTGCTGCCCAGCAGCACCAACCCCACCCGGCCCTACACCCGCAACACGCTCGAGGAGCACCTCGACATGCTGATGGTGTGCCACCACCTCGATCCGAAGATCCCCGAGGACGTGGCCTTTGCCGAATCACGGATCCGGCGCGAAACGATCGCCGCCGAAGACATCCTTCACGACCTGGGCGCCTTCTCGATCATCGCCAGCGACTCCCAGGCCATGGGCCGCGTGGGCGAGGTGATCACCCGCACCTTCCAGACCGCCCACAAGATGAAGGTGCAGCGCGGTGCCCTGCCCGAAGACTCCGCTCGCAACGACAACCACCGGCTCAAGCGCTACATCGCCAAGGTGACGATCAACCCGGCGTTGGCCCACGGCATCAGCAGCGAAGTGGGGTCGATCGAAACCGGCAAACTCGCCGATCTCGTGCTGTGGAAGCCGGGCTTCTTCGGCATTCGCCCGGAACTGGTGGTGAAGGGCGGTTCGATCGTCTGGGCCCAGATGGGCGATGCCAACGCCTCGATTCCCACCCCAGGCCCGGTGCACGGCCGGCCGATGTTCGGCGCCTTCGGCAAAGCCCTCGCCCCCAGTTGTCTCACCTTCGTGAGCGAAGCGGCGATGGATGCCGACATCCAACGCCAGCTGGGACTGGAGCGCACCTGCATGGCGGTGAAGGACACCCGCAGCGTGGGCAAGAGCGCCCTCAAGCTGAATTCAGCACTGCCCAAGGTGAGCGTGGACCCACAGACCTATGAGGTGTTCGCCGATGGTCAACTGCTCACCTGTGAGCCCGCCGAGGTGCTGCCCCTGGCCCAGCGCTACCTGCTGCTTTGA